The following proteins are co-located in the Bradyrhizobium sp. AZCC 2176 genome:
- the pstB gene encoding phosphate ABC transporter ATP-binding protein PstB, which translates to MTDLSVSVSSATGPVPQVALPEAAPKVTARGLNFYYGEHHALKNINLTLGTHRVTAFIGPSGCGKSTLLRIFNRMYDLYPGQKATGQLMLDQTNILDPKLDLNLLRARVGMVFQKPTPFPMTIYENIAFGIRLYEKISKSEMDGRVEKALRGGALWNEVKDKLNASGLSLSGGQQQRLCIARTVAVRPEVILFDEPCSALDPISTAKIEELIQELAEDYTIAIVTHNMQQAARVSDKTAFMYLGELIEFDDTNKIFTSPSDRRTQDYITGRFG; encoded by the coding sequence ATGACCGATCTCTCCGTATCCGTGAGCTCAGCGACGGGACCCGTTCCGCAGGTGGCGCTGCCCGAGGCCGCGCCCAAGGTGACCGCCCGCGGCCTGAACTTTTACTATGGCGAGCACCATGCGCTGAAGAACATCAACCTGACGCTCGGCACCCACCGCGTCACCGCCTTCATCGGCCCGTCCGGCTGCGGCAAGTCGACCCTGCTGCGGATCTTCAACCGGATGTACGACCTCTATCCCGGCCAGAAGGCGACCGGCCAGTTGATGCTCGACCAGACCAACATCCTCGACCCCAAGCTCGACCTCAATCTGCTGCGCGCCCGCGTCGGCATGGTGTTCCAGAAGCCGACGCCGTTCCCGATGACGATCTATGAAAACATCGCCTTCGGCATCCGCCTGTATGAAAAGATCTCCAAGTCCGAGATGGACGGCCGCGTCGAAAAGGCGCTGCGCGGCGGCGCGCTGTGGAACGAGGTCAAGGACAAGCTGAATGCCTCGGGCCTGTCGCTGTCCGGCGGCCAGCAGCAGCGGCTCTGCATCGCCCGCACCGTCGCGGTGCGGCCCGAGGTGATCCTGTTCGACGAGCCCTGTTCGGCGCTCGACCCGATCTCGACCGCCAAGATCGAGGAACTGATCCAGGAGCTGGCGGAGGACTACACCATCGCCATCGTCACCCATAACATGCAGCAGGCGGCGCGCGTCTCCGACAAGACCGCCTTCATGTATCTCGGCGAGCTGATCGAGTTCGACGACACCAACAAGATTTTCACCTCGCCGAGCGATCGACGCACCCAGGACTACATCACCGGCCGGTTTGGCTAG